A genomic region of Nocardioides plantarum contains the following coding sequences:
- a CDS encoding response regulator transcription factor, whose translation MSDHPIRLLLVDDHDLIRSGLGAVIDLEDDMDVVGSAGSVTEAVAQYEALSPDVVIADLQLQDGTGLDIVRTIRKSSNETGLIVLTMHSGDDQIFAAMQAGASGFVGKDAPSAEVVKAARHAFVSPRAFVCAGLVGAMMRRASGESTNLTEREHDVLLLLADGLGASAIGERLFLSESTAKSHIARIYQKLGAANRAQALVTAMRIGLLSSIQPTER comes from the coding sequence ATGAGTGACCACCCCATCCGTCTGCTCCTCGTCGACGACCACGACCTCATCCGCAGCGGCCTGGGCGCGGTCATCGACCTCGAGGACGACATGGACGTCGTGGGCTCGGCCGGCTCGGTCACCGAGGCCGTGGCGCAGTACGAGGCGCTCTCCCCCGACGTCGTGATCGCCGACCTGCAGCTGCAGGACGGCACCGGGCTCGACATCGTGCGGACCATCCGCAAGTCGAGCAACGAGACGGGCCTGATCGTCCTCACGATGCACTCGGGCGACGACCAGATCTTCGCGGCCATGCAGGCCGGCGCCTCCGGGTTCGTCGGCAAGGACGCGCCGTCCGCCGAGGTCGTCAAGGCCGCCCGGCACGCCTTCGTCTCCCCCCGTGCGTTCGTCTGCGCCGGCCTCGTGGGCGCGATGATGCGCCGGGCGTCGGGCGAGTCGACCAACCTGACCGAGCGCGAGCACGACGTGCTCCTGCTCCTCGCCGACGGGCTCGGCGCCAGCGCGATCGGCGAGCGGCTCTTCCTCAGCGAGTCGACCGCCAAGTCCCACATCGCCCGCATCTACCAGAAGCTCGGCGCGGCCAACCGGGCCCAGGCCCTGGTGACCGCCATGCGCATCGGCCTGCTGTCGAGCATCCAGCCCACCGAGCGGTGA
- a CDS encoding Flp family type IVb pilin has translation MLAYARILLQARLAVRHERGVSAVDYGLLVTGIAAVVVLVAVAFGGDILDALTDG, from the coding sequence GTGCTCGCCTACGCACGCATCCTGCTGCAGGCCCGCCTGGCCGTGCGGCACGAGCGCGGTGTCTCCGCCGTCGACTACGGCCTGCTCGTGACCGGTATCGCTGCGGTCGTCGTCCTGGTCGCGGTCGCGTTCGGCGGCGACATCCTCGACGCCCTCACCGACGGCTGA
- a CDS encoding C40 family peptidase, with the protein MSSSPAQAEPDVKDVKTRVDRLYREAEQASERYNAVKIQLDDLKADLGSVKADEKRAETSLDAMRREARRSVLRQSGGGDLGLVSQVATAGDVDGFLSDVSTLSTYRQLQQSLFDDYATGLQALSLRRDATEDRIAQVAKLEKKLATEKSTVDDKLGDAKELLGELQADERAALQAAEARETRTPQPPAGTQDRPDTTSRDTTTRTPPDVPVSGRASAAVQYALAQVGDAYVHGAAGPDAFDCSGLTMMAWAQAGVSLPHSSSAQSGTGTPVAASDLQPGDLVFYYSPISHVGIFIGNGQIVDAANPGTGVRIASVFSMPFSGAVRPG; encoded by the coding sequence GTGTCCAGCTCGCCGGCCCAGGCCGAGCCCGATGTCAAGGACGTCAAGACCCGCGTGGACCGGCTCTACCGCGAGGCCGAGCAGGCTTCCGAGCGCTACAACGCGGTCAAGATCCAGCTCGACGACCTCAAGGCCGACCTCGGCTCGGTCAAGGCCGACGAGAAGCGGGCCGAGACGTCGCTCGACGCGATGCGGCGCGAGGCCCGGCGCTCGGTGCTGCGCCAGTCCGGCGGCGGCGACCTCGGTCTGGTGAGCCAGGTGGCCACCGCCGGTGACGTGGACGGCTTCCTGTCCGACGTCTCGACGCTGTCGACCTACCGCCAGCTCCAGCAGAGCCTGTTCGACGACTACGCCACCGGGCTCCAGGCGCTCTCGCTGCGCCGCGACGCCACCGAGGACCGGATCGCCCAGGTCGCCAAGCTCGAGAAGAAGCTGGCCACCGAGAAGTCCACGGTCGACGACAAGCTCGGCGACGCCAAGGAGCTCCTCGGTGAGCTCCAGGCCGACGAGCGCGCGGCCCTCCAGGCCGCCGAGGCCCGCGAGACCCGGACCCCGCAGCCGCCCGCCGGCACGCAGGACCGCCCCGACACCACCTCGCGCGACACCACCACGCGGACCCCCCCGGACGTCCCGGTCTCGGGTCGCGCCTCCGCCGCGGTCCAGTACGCCCTCGCGCAGGTCGGCGACGCCTACGTCCACGGTGCCGCCGGCCCCGACGCCTTCGACTGCTCGGGGCTCACGATGATGGCCTGGGCCCAGGCCGGCGTGTCGCTCCCGCACTCCTCGAGCGCCCAGTCCGGCACCGGCACCCCCGTCGCCGCCTCCGACCTGCAGCCCGGCGACCTGGTCTTCTACTACAGCCCGATCAGCCACGTCGGCATCTTCATCGGCAACGGCCAGATCGTCGACGCGGCCAACCCCGGCACCGGCGTCCGCATCGCCAGCGTCTTCTCGATGCCGTTCTCCGGCGCCGTCCGGCCCGGCTGA